A single window of Lynx canadensis isolate LIC74 chromosome C2, mLynCan4.pri.v2, whole genome shotgun sequence DNA harbors:
- the EIF1B gene encoding eukaryotic translation initiation factor 1b — protein sequence MSTIQNLQSFDPFADATKGDDLLPAGTEDYIHIRIQQRNGRKTLTTVQGIADDYDKKKLVKAFKKKFACNGTVIEHPEYGEVIQLQGDQRKNICQFLLEVGIVKEEQLKVHGF from the exons ATGTCCACTATCCAGAACCTCCAATCTTTCG ACCCCTTTGCTGATGCAACTAAGGGTGACGACTTACTCCCGGCAGGGACTGAGGATTACATTCATATAAGAATCCAGCAACGGAACGGCAGAAAGACACTGACTACTGTCCAGGGCATCGCAGATGATTATGACAAAAAGAAACTTGTGAAAGCTTTCAAAAAG AAATTCGCCTGTAATGGTACTGTGATTGAACATCCTGAGTACGGAGAGGTTATTCAGCTTCAAGGTGaccaaagaaaaaacatttgccAGTTTCTCCTGGAG GTTGGCATTGTCAAGGAGGAACAGCTTAAGGTTCATGGATTCTAA